The following coding sequences lie in one Spinacia oleracea cultivar Varoflay chromosome 1, BTI_SOV_V1, whole genome shotgun sequence genomic window:
- the LOC130465570 gene encoding polygalacturonase inhibitor 1-like, which translates to MEGKLYSSLLLITLIFLLPSLNLSLSLPPPRPQPQPQPQPRPQRCYPDDKRALLEIKAYFGGNASVFSTWSPQTDCCNKWKGVLCKKIPKTQIHRVNFLEISGYDDIIGTIPSTLEKLPYLETLIFRLLPNLTGPIPPVIGKLTRLRLLFLNWDDLSGPIPHFLSRLTNLGVLSLNNNRFTGSIPSFLGKLPKLQGLDLQQNKLIGQIPETFGLLTKSPSINLSNNKLSGPIPMSLGKVNFEILDLSGNQLTGDAKFLFGADKSNLVHLVLSRNRLSFDFTKVVMPVGVLNSSLLVLELSHNKIYGRLPTWLGLSSQMYSFDVSYNRLCGPIPTIGGKLQEFQAAAFQHNKCLCGAPLPPCNS; encoded by the coding sequence ATGGAAGGCAAATTATATAGTTCCCTCCTTTTGATCACTCTTATCTTCCTCCTCCCTTCCCTAAACCTATCACTTTCCTTACCACCCCCACgaccacaaccacaaccacaaccacaaccGCGACCACAACGTTGCTACCCAGATGACAAACGGGCACTCCTCGAAATTAAAGCTTACTTCGGCGGAAATGCGAGCGTGTTCTCAACATGGTCACCACAAACCGACTGTTGCAACAAATGGAAAGGAGTATTATGCAAGAAGATCCCCAAGACTCAAATCCACCGTGTTAACTTCCTCGAAATAAGTGGGTATGACGATATTATAGGTACTATCCCATCCACCCTTGAAAAACTTCCTTACCTCGAAACCCTCATCTTTAGGCTACTACCTAACCTTACCGGTCCTATACCGCCAGTCATCGGTAAACTCACTAGATTACGATTACTCTTTCTTAACTGGGACGATCTTAGCGGTCCAATCCCACATTTCTTAAGCCGTCTCACCAATTTAGGGGTCCTCAGTCTTAATAACAACCGGTTTACGGGTTCCATCCCTTCTTTCTTAGGGAAGCTCCCTAAACTACAAGGACTTGACCTGCAACAAAATAAACTCATTGGCCAAATCCCAGAAACATTCGGTTTGTTAACTAAATCCCCATCAATAAATTTATCCAACAACAAGTTAAGTGGCCCAATCCCAATGTCCCTAGGAAAGGTTAACTTTGAAATCCTTGATCTGTCAGGAAATCAACTCACTGGTGACGCGAAATTCTTGTTTGGTGCGGATAAGTCCAACTTGGTTCACTTGGTGTTGTCGAGGAATCGGTTGTCGTTTGATTTCACCAAGGTGGTGATGCCGGTGGGCGTTCTGAATTCATCTTTATTGGTACTGGAATTGAGCCATAACAAGATATACGGCCGACTGCCTACTTGGTTGGGCCTTTCATCCCAAATGTACAGTTTCGATGTAAGCTACAACCGCCTTTGTGGACCCATCCCGACTATCGGAGGGAAGCTGCAGGAGTTTCAGGCGGCGGCGTTTCAACATAATAAGTGCTTGTGTGGTGCTCCTTTGCCTCCTTGCAACTCGTAA